The segment GGATTGCATTGTTGCCTTCCATAATAGGATTGTCTTGGTTTGCAGTGCTAGTAACTTCAAGCTTTCCTTCAGCGTTTACAATTAACCAAGCCCAGCCAGAGCCAAAGCGAGTAGTTGCGCTTTGTGCGAAAGCTGTTTTGAATGCATCAAAGCTTCCGAATGCTGCTGTAATTGCTTCTGCCAACTCACCTGCAGGAGCATTGCCTTCTTTAGCAGGCGCGATTACTTCCCAGAATAACGTATGGTTAAGATGTCCGCCACCGTTGTTTCTTACAGCCGTTCTAATTGCTTCTGGAAGTGCATCAAGATTGCTTAGCAATTCTTCTAGAGATTTTTCTTGTAATTCCGCTTTTCCTTCAAGAGCAGCATTCAAGTTGTTTACATATGTTTGGTGATGCTTTCCATGGTGAATCTCCATTGTATTTTGGTCAATTTGAGGCTCAAGTGCTGCAAATCCATAGTTTAAAGCTGGCAATTCAAATTTTGACATTTTGTAATCCTCCAGTATTATGTATTATTTATACTTATTAGTATAAAAAGTATATTTAAAGGATATCGTATAAAAGAGAATAATGCAATTATTTTTTTCCACAATTTTCACTTTTCCTGCCCATCATATGCTGGGAGCCTTATAAATGTTAACATTTTATACTTTATGGTATAATTAATTATTCATAACCAAGCAATTTTTAGGTTAAAAAATACTCCAACATTAATGGAGGTCTATACATGGAAAAAAAACAAAATACAAAAGAAAAAATCCTCCATCTGCTCAAAAAAGAACAAGCATTGACTGTCAATGATCTAACCGAGCATTTGGAAATTACTCATATGGCTGTGCGCAAGCATCTTACTATTCTTGAAAAAGACGGGCTGATTCAAACAAAGGAAGTTAAGCAATCAATGGGTAGACCCATCCAAGTTTTTTCTTTAACAGAAAAGGCAGAAGCATATTTCCCGAAAAACTACGAAGGCATCAGCATTGGATTTTTACAGGATATTGAGGATTTGTATGGTGAAGGTTCAGTAGAACGGTTATTCGCAAAAAGAGAAGCAAGACTTATCCATGAATATGGAGTTAGAATGGACAGCAAGGATACTTCTCAAAGAATGAAAGAAATTGTTACAATCCAAAATGAAAAGGGGTATATGGCAGAGCTAAACGAGCTTGAAGACAACACATATGAATTAATTGAATATAATTGTCCAATACTTGAAGTCGCAAAAGAGTTCAAAATTGCCTGTAAATGCGAAACAGAAATGCTAAAAGACGTTCTTCGTCCAGAAAGCATCGACAGAACATGCTGCAGGACAGAAGGAAGCAGCCATTGCAGATTTTTGGTTAAATTTTAAGAATAAGAAAAGGAGCATATCATATGCTCCTTTTTGTTATTTTGCAGGCGGTCCAAACTCACCATGGTGAAAATCGCGAAAAGCCTGTTTTATTTCCTCCATCGTGTTCATTACAAATGGCCCATAAGGTACAATTTCTTCTTTTATTGGAACTCCAGAATAGATGAGTACTTTCGAATTACGTTTATTTGCTTTTATCGTGAGCGTACTTTCATTTTCGTCTGTGCCATTTTCGTTAAAGGTCAATGTCGCTACACCGTGCTTTTGCAGGTTTACTTTATTAATTCCGAAATCCATATCACCTGATAAAACATATAAAAAGGCATTATGATTTTCTGGTAGTTGATGCTTATAAGTCGTACCTGCACTTAATGATATTTCTGCTAAAGTGATTGGCACAAGCGAATTTAGAGGCCCTTGAACGCCAGCAATATCTCCCGAGAACACCCTTACCTTTCCTCCTTCAAACTCAAAAGCAGGCGCATTCTCGCTGTATATGTTTTGATAGATTGTATTGCTATGCTTTAAATCCTTCGGTAGGTTCAGCCATAGCTGCAAAGTATGGGCAATATCATCTCCTACCCCTTCCTCTGCGTGTCTAGCAGCCCAGCCTGCATTCATGTATTGCACATCCCCGGGCTCAAGGATATCTCTTCCGCCAGCATTATCGATATGCTCTAGCCTGCCCTCGACAACATACGTAATGGTTTGAAAGCCGCGATGTGGATGATCCGAAAATGCTCCTCTTTTAAACCAATCCTCTGCCATTAATATAAATGGATCAAAATCTTTCCATCCTTCCACAGGAAGAACCCAGCCTTTTTGTATGGAAGGGAACTCCGCTTCTTCATATTGTACATACCAATGGTCTTTGACATCTCTTCGAAAAATATTTTCTTGTTTCTCTACTATCTCTTTTTCCATTTCTCCCACCCCTTTTACAAACTATATGCAATTAAATCAGTATTACGCATACAATGCCAATTCTGCTTCAATCTGATCTTTAATTAATGTCACACATTCGTCTGCCGTTTTTGCAAAAATTCTTTTTCCATTAACAATGGCATAAGGTCTTTTTGCGCACATGCCACAAAAGGAAAGACAGCTGTTTTCAATTACGGCTACTTCCGGATATTCTGATTCGAGAATTTCCGCTAATGCTATGGAAGTAATGAGACTGCCATCACATATTTCGACAACTACAATCCCCATTTGCTTATATTCCCCCTCTAATTTGTTACATCTATAAAAAATGATATGAGTACTTTTTATACCAAATAGTATAATTAACGAAAATAACATTACTCCAATCTGTTTTGAAAAGCAATTATTATGCTTGTATAATTTCATAAGAAAAAGGAAGCTGCACATTAAGTCAGCTTCCTTCTACCTTCTATAATTTAACTTTTTCTAAATATAAACCGCCTGCTTCTGCCATTGGTCCTGTTTGGACTCTTTCTTTTGATTGAATAATGGCAGGAATTTGTTGTGGCTGGATTTTTTTCAAGCCTACTTCTATTAATGTTCCGATAATTTTTCTTACCATATTGTATAAGAAGCCGTCGCCTTTTACTCTTATATGGATAAAGCCGTCTTCTTTTTCTATTGTTATCGAGTAGATTTCACGAACCATTGATTTCTTTTTGCTTTTCGCATTTGAATAGGCTGTAAAGTCATGGCTTCCAAGAAAATGCTTAGCTGCTTCCTTCATTTTGGTTACATCAAGCTTTTCGTCAACATGCATGCTGTACTTGCGCATAAATGGATTCGTATGCTTCTCGTTCCATATTTTATACAAATATGTTTTTTCTTTGGCATTATAGCGGGCATGGAAGCGCTCAGGCACTTCTTCCACTTTAAGGACACTGATATCATTCGGCAAATACTTGTTTAAATAATCTTTTATTTCTAACTCATTCATTTTTAAGTTTAATTTCACATTGGCTATTTGCTCAATGGCATGCACGCCGGCATCTGTTCTGCTGCAGCCGATAATTTGAATTTCTTCACCAGCCATCTCTGTCAAAACATTTTCTAGCTTTCCTTGGATAGAGCTGTCCCCATTACCGAGACGCTGCCAGCCTTTATATCTTCCACCATCATATGCAATCGTCATTTTATAATTTGTCATGTTGTACTCCTTTTCAGTCACTTT is part of the Niallia taxi genome and harbors:
- a CDS encoding superoxide dismutase, with protein sequence MSKFELPALNYGFAALEPQIDQNTMEIHHGKHHQTYVNNLNAALEGKAELQEKSLEELLSNLDALPEAIRTAVRNNGGGHLNHTLFWEVIAPAKEGNAPAGELAEAITAAFGSFDAFKTAFAQSATTRFGSGWAWLIVNAEGKLEVTSTANQDNPIMEGNNAILGLDVWEHAYYLNYQNRRPDYISSFFEIINWDAVAAKYASFKK
- a CDS encoding helix-turn-helix transcriptional regulator; the encoded protein is MEKKQNTKEKILHLLKKEQALTVNDLTEHLEITHMAVRKHLTILEKDGLIQTKEVKQSMGRPIQVFSLTEKAEAYFPKNYEGISIGFLQDIEDLYGEGSVERLFAKREARLIHEYGVRMDSKDTSQRMKEIVTIQNEKGYMAELNELEDNTYELIEYNCPILEVAKEFKIACKCETEMLKDVLRPESIDRTCCRTEGSSHCRFLVKF
- a CDS encoding pirin family protein, encoding MEKEIVEKQENIFRRDVKDHWYVQYEEAEFPSIQKGWVLPVEGWKDFDPFILMAEDWFKRGAFSDHPHRGFQTITYVVEGRLEHIDNAGGRDILEPGDVQYMNAGWAARHAEEGVGDDIAHTLQLWLNLPKDLKHSNTIYQNIYSENAPAFEFEGGKVRVFSGDIAGVQGPLNSLVPITLAEISLSAGTTYKHQLPENHNAFLYVLSGDMDFGINKVNLQKHGVATLTFNENGTDENESTLTIKANKRNSKVLIYSGVPIKEEIVPYGPFVMNTMEEIKQAFRDFHHGEFGPPAK
- a CDS encoding DUF1450 domain-containing protein, with amino-acid sequence MGIVVVEICDGSLITSIALAEILESEYPEVAVIENSCLSFCGMCAKRPYAIVNGKRIFAKTADECVTLIKDQIEAELALYA
- the truA gene encoding tRNA pseudouridine(38-40) synthase TruA; amino-acid sequence: MTNYKMTIAYDGGRYKGWQRLGNGDSSIQGKLENVLTEMAGEEIQIIGCSRTDAGVHAIEQIANVKLNLKMNELEIKDYLNKYLPNDISVLKVEEVPERFHARYNAKEKTYLYKIWNEKHTNPFMRKYSMHVDEKLDVTKMKEAAKHFLGSHDFTAYSNAKSKKKSMVREIYSITIEKEDGFIHIRVKGDGFLYNMVRKIIGTLIEVGLKKIQPQQIPAIIQSKERVQTGPMAEAGGLYLEKVKL